GACAATACTATTTTATAAATCAAATAGGAATGGCAAAGACAACCGCTTTAAAAGAGACCCTTAATAAAATAAATCCTTACCTAAAATACATTACCTATAATGAAAAAATAGATGAGGGGAATATAGAAAAATTTTGTAAAAACTCTGATATTATACTTGAAGCCTTTGATAAAAAGGAAGCAAAAACAGTATTTATAAATAAATGCATAAAATTATTCCCAAATAAAAAGATAATTGGTGTTTCAGGTGTTGCAGGTCTGTCAAACGCCGAGGATATAACAATTCAGCAAATATCAGATAATCTATATTTAATTGGTGATTTTATATCAGAGGCAAGAGTTGGGCAGCGACTGTTACCCTTGAAGCCATTAGTCCTTGCCCAACTCTTGCCTCTGATATAAAATCACCAATTAAATATAGATTATCTGATATTTGCTGAATTGTTA
This window of the Deferribacterota bacterium genome carries:
- the thiF gene encoding sulfur carrier protein ThiS adenylyltransferase ThiF, yielding MRINCNGKIIEVPENTTIYSVKKKFKNDADIIILNGHIVERDYKLKNNDEIFLIKKGEQPNKDELMYLLVARHSPKIFNKLIKSVITIAGLGGIGSNCAAILARMGAGSLILVDYDIVEPSNLNRQYYFINQIGMAKTTALKETLNKINPYLKYITYNEKIDEGNIEKFCKNSDIILEAFDKKEAKTVFINKCIKLFPNKKIIGVSGVAGLSNAEDITIQQISDNLYLIGDFISEARVGQRLLPLKPLVLAQLLPLI